One Flexivirga aerilata DNA segment encodes these proteins:
- a CDS encoding bifunctional methylenetetrahydrofolate dehydrogenase/methenyltetrahydrofolate cyclohydrolase — MTATMLDGKATLATIKDELRARIAALRERGVVPGLGTVLVGDDPGSTWYVNAKHRDCASVGITSIRRDLPATASQAEVESVIDELNADPACTGFLVQQPTGLDEFALLSRVSPDKDVDGLHPTNLGKLVLGEPGPLPCTPIGAIELLRRYDVPLAGAEVVVVGRGITVGRPLGLLLTRRSENSTVTLCHTGTRDLAAHTRTADVIVAAAGVPHLITRDMVKPGAAVLDVGVSRVDGKIAGDVAPDVAEVAGHLSPNPGGVGPMTRAMLLTNVVQAAERLAEADAPA; from the coding sequence GTGACCGCGACGATGCTGGACGGCAAGGCAACCCTGGCGACGATCAAGGACGAGCTGCGTGCGCGCATTGCCGCGCTGCGTGAGCGCGGGGTGGTGCCCGGGCTCGGCACCGTGCTCGTCGGCGACGACCCGGGCTCGACCTGGTATGTCAACGCCAAGCACCGCGACTGCGCGAGCGTCGGCATCACGTCGATCCGTCGTGACCTGCCCGCCACCGCGAGCCAGGCGGAGGTCGAGTCGGTCATCGACGAGCTCAACGCCGACCCGGCCTGCACCGGCTTTCTCGTGCAACAGCCCACCGGACTCGACGAATTCGCTTTGCTGTCAAGGGTTTCGCCGGACAAGGACGTCGACGGCCTGCACCCGACCAACCTCGGCAAGCTGGTCCTGGGGGAGCCCGGACCGCTGCCCTGCACCCCGATCGGCGCGATCGAGCTGCTGCGTCGGTATGACGTGCCGCTCGCGGGCGCAGAGGTCGTCGTGGTGGGTCGCGGCATCACCGTCGGCCGGCCGCTCGGGTTGCTGCTCACCCGCCGCAGCGAGAACTCCACGGTCACGCTCTGTCACACCGGCACCCGCGACCTCGCTGCCCACACCCGCACCGCCGACGTCATCGTCGCGGCCGCCGGAGTGCCGCACCTCATCACCCGCGACATGGTCAAGCCGGGAGCGGCGGTGCTCGACGTGGGCGTGTCCCGGGTCGACGGCAAGATCGCCGGCGACGTGGCGCCCGACGTCGCAGAGGTCGCCGGGCACCTGAGCCCCAACCCGGGCGGCGTCGGCCCGATGACCCGGGCGATGCTGCTGACCAACGTCGTGCAGGCGGCGGAGCGGCTCGCCGAGGCCGACGCACCGGCGTGA
- a CDS encoding glycosyltransferase family 39 protein has product MPYDEPSHWTAVNFLLEQHRLPHSGDTGLSYEQQQPPLAYLLAALAGGAGRAVAGVPAEFYTVRLLGGMEFLVAAVFLWRLLGRLALPPLARRVAVATFVLNPVLLAMAWSIQNDSLFLALGFAALDLGCRALQTRSTGAALTAGVVAGAAALAKQNALAVVIAVVIVLLAGPAERRLARAASYLVPLVVICGWWYVYNIVAFGGPLPPRDLGSAPFPARGLPASPHAVLELARGVVTFLWSPTEYWRNVIASPAVIDAAVVAVTAVVLVVGGARVIRRLTAGPLTQPQLAIVMTAAVSIAGWFVTLTWFTAVAARYGYLAWPAWAWLIAALAGDGRTGGRRVVAVALVGFVLLLAGWALWSVHDVSAPAVQIDLG; this is encoded by the coding sequence GTGCCGTACGACGAACCGTCGCACTGGACCGCGGTGAACTTCCTCCTGGAGCAGCACCGGCTCCCGCACTCCGGCGACACCGGCCTCTCCTACGAGCAACAGCAGCCACCGCTCGCCTACCTGCTCGCCGCGCTGGCCGGCGGTGCCGGCCGCGCCGTCGCCGGGGTGCCCGCCGAGTTCTACACGGTGCGGCTCCTCGGCGGCATGGAGTTCCTCGTCGCCGCGGTCTTCCTGTGGCGCCTGCTCGGCCGCCTCGCGCTCCCGCCGCTCGCCCGGCGCGTCGCGGTGGCGACGTTCGTGCTCAACCCGGTGCTGCTCGCGATGGCGTGGAGCATCCAGAACGACTCGCTCTTCCTGGCGCTCGGTTTCGCGGCGCTCGACCTCGGCTGCCGAGCGCTGCAGACCCGCTCGACGGGCGCGGCACTGACCGCGGGTGTGGTGGCGGGTGCAGCCGCCCTTGCCAAACAAAACGCGCTCGCGGTCGTGATCGCGGTCGTCATCGTGCTGCTCGCCGGTCCGGCGGAGCGCCGCCTGGCGCGCGCTGCGTCATACCTCGTGCCGCTGGTGGTGATCTGCGGCTGGTGGTACGTCTACAACATCGTCGCCTTCGGCGGCCCGCTGCCGCCCCGCGACCTCGGCAGCGCCCCCTTCCCGGCGCGCGGGCTGCCGGCCTCGCCGCATGCCGTGCTCGAACTCGCCCGAGGCGTCGTCACCTTCCTGTGGTCGCCGACCGAATACTGGCGCAATGTCATCGCCTCCCCCGCGGTGATCGACGCCGCCGTGGTCGCGGTCACCGCGGTGGTGCTGGTGGTCGGCGGAGCGCGCGTCATCCGCAGACTGACCGCCGGGCCCCTGACCCAGCCGCAGCTCGCGATCGTGATGACGGCGGCCGTGAGCATCGCCGGTTGGTTCGTCACCCTGACCTGGTTCACCGCTGTCGCGGCTCGCTACGGCTACCTCGCGTGGCCGGCGTGGGCGTGGCTGATCGCTGCTCTCGCGGGGGACGGGAGGACGGGCGGGCGGCGCGTCGTCGCCGTCGCGCTGGTCGGTTTCGTGCTGCTGCTCGCCGGCTGGGCGCTCTGGTCGGTGCACGACGTGTCCGCGCCCGCGGTGCAGATCGACCTGGGCTGA
- a CDS encoding DUF3017 domain-containing protein has translation MTAFRLGPLWWLLAAGCLLALAVLVTTSVRAGGYLLAGCLAVAGLLRIYLPEKAAGALVIRSRMVDGVFFFTLAAAVAFIFSIVKLGGIPG, from the coding sequence GTGACCGCGTTCCGGCTCGGCCCGCTCTGGTGGCTGCTCGCAGCGGGCTGCCTGCTCGCGCTGGCCGTCCTCGTCACGACCTCCGTGCGCGCCGGCGGCTATCTGCTGGCGGGCTGCCTCGCCGTGGCCGGGCTGTTGCGGATCTACTTGCCGGAGAAGGCAGCCGGCGCGCTCGTCATACGCTCACGAATGGTCGACGGCGTGTTCTTCTTCACGCTGGCCGCGGCGGTCGCCTTCATCTTCAGCATCGTCAAGCTCGGCGGCATCCCGGGCTGA
- a CDS encoding NADP-dependent isocitrate dehydrogenase, whose translation MEKIKVKNPVVELDGDEMTRIIWQFIKDRLIHPYLDIDLKYYDLGIENRDVTDDQVTVDAANAIKEHGVGVKCATITPDEARVEEFGLKEMWKSPNGTIRNILGGVIFREPIIISNVPRLVPGWTKPIIIGRHAHADQYKSQNFKVPGAGKVKITYEPADGSEPLELEVAEYGDDGGVAMGMYNYNKSIEDFARASLNYALQRKVPCYLSTKNTILKAYDGQFKDIFQRIYEDEFKADFDAAGITYEHRLIDDMVASALKWEGGYVWACKNYDGDVQSDTVAQGFGSLGLMTSVLMTPDGKTVEAEAAHGTVTRHYRQHQQGKATSTNPIASIFAWTRGLAHRGKLDNTPEVTQFAETLERVCIETVESGQMTKDLALLVGPDQPFLTTEQFLDAIDQNLQKAVGQPAA comes from the coding sequence ATGGAGAAGATCAAGGTCAAGAATCCCGTCGTCGAACTCGATGGCGACGAGATGACGCGGATCATCTGGCAGTTCATCAAGGACCGGCTGATCCACCCCTACCTCGACATCGACCTGAAGTACTACGACCTGGGCATCGAGAACCGCGACGTCACCGACGACCAGGTGACCGTCGACGCGGCCAACGCGATCAAGGAGCACGGCGTCGGCGTCAAGTGCGCCACGATCACCCCGGACGAGGCGCGCGTCGAGGAGTTCGGCCTCAAGGAGATGTGGAAGAGCCCCAACGGCACGATCCGCAACATCCTCGGCGGCGTGATCTTCCGCGAGCCGATCATCATCTCCAACGTGCCGCGTCTCGTGCCGGGCTGGACCAAGCCGATCATCATCGGCCGCCACGCGCACGCCGACCAGTACAAGTCGCAGAACTTCAAGGTGCCCGGCGCCGGCAAGGTGAAGATCACCTATGAACCCGCCGACGGCAGTGAGCCGCTGGAGCTCGAGGTGGCCGAGTACGGCGACGACGGTGGCGTCGCGATGGGCATGTACAACTACAACAAGTCGATCGAGGACTTCGCCCGCGCCTCGCTCAACTACGCCCTGCAGCGCAAGGTGCCCTGCTATCTGTCGACCAAGAACACCATCCTCAAGGCCTACGACGGCCAGTTCAAGGACATCTTCCAGCGCATCTACGAGGACGAGTTCAAGGCCGACTTCGACGCGGCCGGGATCACCTACGAGCACCGGCTCATCGATGACATGGTCGCCTCCGCGCTGAAGTGGGAGGGCGGTTACGTCTGGGCCTGCAAGAATTACGACGGTGACGTCCAGTCCGACACGGTCGCACAGGGATTCGGCTCCCTCGGCCTCATGACCTCGGTGCTGATGACCCCCGACGGCAAGACCGTCGAGGCCGAGGCGGCGCACGGCACGGTCACCCGCCACTACCGCCAGCACCAGCAGGGCAAGGCGACCTCGACCAACCCGATCGCCTCGATCTTCGCCTGGACCCGTGGCCTGGCCCACCGCGGCAAGCTGGACAACACCCCCGAGGTCACCCAGTTCGCCGAGACCCTCGAGCGGGTCTGCATCGAGACCGTCGAGTCGGGTCAGATGACCAAGGACCTCGCGCTGCTCGTCGGCCCCGACCAGCCGTTCCTCACCACCGAGCAGTTCCTCGACGCGATCGACCAGAACCTGCAGAAGGCGGTCGGTCAGCCCGCGGCCTGA
- a CDS encoding malate dehydrogenase, translating to MSTTPVKVAVTGAAGNIGYSLLFRIAAGDLFGPDTPVELRLLEVTPALKALEGVVMELDDSAFPLLAGVEIGDDAKKVFDGVSHALLVGAKPRGPGMERGDLLKDNGGIFGPQGKALNEVAADDIKVTVTGNPANTNALIAMSNAPDIPNERFTALTRLDHNRALAQLAAKLGVKTTDITQMSIWGNHSATQYPDLFHAQVGGKSAAEAVGDQDWIENTYIPTVAKRGAAIIDARGASSAASAASATIDHARDWQNGTDGAWVSMSVPSDGSYGVAEGIISSFPVTVADGKWSIVQGLEIDDFSRGKIDASVKELEGERDTVKQLGLI from the coding sequence GTGAGCACCACGCCAGTCAAGGTCGCCGTCACCGGCGCCGCCGGCAACATCGGTTACAGCCTGCTCTTCCGCATCGCGGCAGGCGACCTCTTCGGCCCGGACACCCCGGTCGAACTCCGGCTGCTGGAGGTCACTCCGGCGCTCAAGGCACTCGAGGGTGTCGTCATGGAGCTGGACGACAGCGCCTTCCCGCTGCTCGCCGGCGTGGAGATCGGCGACGACGCGAAGAAGGTCTTCGACGGTGTCAGCCACGCCCTGCTGGTCGGCGCGAAGCCGCGCGGCCCGGGCATGGAGCGCGGCGACCTGCTGAAGGACAACGGCGGCATCTTCGGCCCGCAGGGCAAGGCACTCAACGAGGTCGCGGCCGACGACATCAAGGTCACCGTGACCGGCAACCCGGCCAACACCAACGCGCTCATCGCGATGAGCAACGCCCCCGACATCCCGAACGAGCGCTTCACCGCGCTGACTCGCCTGGACCACAACCGCGCGCTCGCGCAGCTGGCCGCCAAGCTCGGGGTGAAGACCACCGACATCACCCAGATGTCGATCTGGGGCAACCACTCCGCGACCCAGTACCCCGACCTGTTCCACGCCCAGGTGGGCGGCAAGTCCGCCGCCGAGGCCGTCGGCGACCAGGACTGGATCGAGAACACCTACATCCCGACCGTCGCCAAGCGCGGCGCGGCGATCATCGACGCGCGCGGCGCCTCCTCGGCCGCGTCCGCGGCGTCGGCCACCATCGACCACGCCCGCGACTGGCAGAACGGCACCGACGGTGCCTGGGTGTCGATGTCGGTGCCGTCCGACGGCTCGTACGGCGTCGCCGAGGGCATCATCTCCTCGTTCCCGGTGACCGTCGCCGACGGCAAGTGGAGCATCGTGCAGGGCCTGGAGATCGACGACTTCTCCCGCGGCAAGATCGACGCCTCGGTCAAGGAGCTCGAGGGCGAGCGCGACACCGTCAAGCAACTCGGCCTGATCTGA
- a CDS encoding class I SAM-dependent methyltransferase: MTVRGLAGRVVGETRLRQAAEAVRTARTAFGLSGLTHVATVYGTDKVGDHHYTPHYARHLARFRRRRFTLLEIGVFEGASLRTWRRYFPRAQIVGLDIEDKRVHAGRRISVYQGDQSDAALLERIVRETGRPDVVIDDGSHHSDHVRATFATLFPLLADDGVYVIEDTQTSYWPTFNGSLDRHDTTTTMALVKDLLDGLNHEEFLDEDYRPSDLDRTVVAVHAYHNLVVIEKGRNCEGSNKSRLRDYL, encoded by the coding sequence ATGACGGTGCGAGGGCTGGCGGGACGAGTGGTCGGCGAGACCCGCCTCCGGCAGGCCGCCGAGGCCGTGCGCACCGCGCGGACGGCATTCGGACTCTCCGGATTGACCCACGTGGCAACGGTTTACGGCACGGACAAGGTCGGGGACCACCACTACACGCCGCACTACGCCCGCCACCTCGCGCGTTTCCGGCGGCGACGGTTCACCCTGCTGGAGATCGGTGTCTTCGAGGGCGCGTCGCTGCGCACGTGGCGCAGATACTTCCCGCGGGCACAGATCGTCGGGCTCGACATCGAGGACAAAAGGGTGCACGCGGGACGCCGGATCTCGGTCTACCAGGGTGACCAGTCCGACGCCGCGCTGCTGGAACGCATCGTGCGCGAGACCGGCCGGCCGGATGTGGTGATCGACGACGGCAGCCACCACAGCGACCACGTGCGGGCGACGTTCGCGACCCTCTTCCCGCTCCTCGCCGACGACGGGGTCTACGTCATCGAGGACACCCAGACGTCATACTGGCCGACCTTCAACGGCAGCCTCGACCGGCACGACACCACCACGACGATGGCGCTGGTGAAGGACCTGCTCGACGGCCTCAACCACGAGGAGTTCCTGGACGAGGACTACCGGCCGAGCGACCTCGACCGGACGGTCGTCGCGGTGCACGCCTACCACAACCTGGTGGTCATCGAGAAGGGTCGCAACTGCGAGGGGTCCAACAAGTCCAGGCTGCGTGACTACCTGTGA
- a CDS encoding glycosyltransferase: MSAPITVVVPVHDGAPFLRATLDSLAAQSPRPRVVVVDDGSADQSREIAGRHPVVDLLLEQPNAGVAVARNRGLAQVRSPWVAFLDQDDLWHPDRSAMLLDLADRTGRDVVGTSERLFARSADRSELLRIGDSRSQLELAWVDDGDELAQLRREEDPVRGGTGEVETLGADRWLRAPGSWSTSFLVRTDLATAAGGFPLAYDAMDDHVFHYNVARLGGGAVRIDHPAFYYRVHPAARMNNSSVTTAFLAHLVEDRLGSPRRRAHYARSEFIDQLVDELPGSGVGPLERLALTVLTTSPDRRLRRLARSTRLAIRRLAPRDRHRA, translated from the coding sequence GTGAGTGCACCGATCACCGTCGTGGTGCCGGTGCACGACGGTGCGCCCTTCCTGCGGGCCACCCTCGACTCGCTGGCCGCCCAGTCGCCGCGCCCCCGGGTTGTGGTCGTCGACGACGGATCGGCCGACCAGTCCCGTGAGATCGCCGGCCGGCACCCGGTCGTCGACCTGCTGCTCGAGCAGCCGAACGCCGGGGTGGCGGTCGCCCGCAACCGGGGGCTGGCGCAGGTGCGCTCCCCCTGGGTCGCCTTCCTCGACCAGGACGACCTCTGGCACCCCGACCGCTCCGCGATGCTGCTCGACCTCGCCGACCGCACCGGCCGCGACGTCGTCGGCACCTCCGAGCGGCTGTTCGCCCGGTCCGCGGACCGCTCCGAGCTGCTCCGCATCGGCGACAGCCGGTCGCAGCTCGAGCTCGCCTGGGTCGACGACGGCGACGAGCTGGCGCAGCTGCGGCGGGAGGAGGATCCCGTGCGGGGTGGCACCGGCGAGGTCGAGACGCTGGGGGCGGATCGCTGGTTGCGCGCGCCGGGCAGCTGGTCGACGTCGTTCCTGGTGCGCACCGACCTCGCGACCGCGGCAGGCGGTTTTCCGCTCGCCTACGACGCGATGGACGACCATGTCTTCCACTACAACGTCGCGCGGCTCGGCGGTGGCGCGGTGCGCATCGACCACCCCGCCTTCTACTACCGGGTGCACCCGGCCGCCCGGATGAACAACAGCAGCGTCACCACCGCGTTCCTCGCCCACCTCGTGGAGGACCGGCTGGGATCGCCCCGGCGGCGGGCGCACTACGCGCGCAGCGAGTTCATCGACCAGTTGGTCGACGAACTGCCGGGCAGCGGCGTCGGCCCCCTGGAGCGGCTGGCCCTCACCGTGCTGACCACCTCCCCGGACCGTCGCCTGCGCCGGCTGGCGCGTTCGACGCGCCTCGCCATACGCCGTCTCGCACCCAGGGACCGGCACCGTGCCTGA
- a CDS encoding secondary thiamine-phosphate synthase enzyme YjbQ codes for MLTHTREFRTGGSEVVLDITSECADFVTRAPDGLLQLFVPHATAGIAILETGAGSDEDLLAALRDLLPADDRWRHAHGSRGHGRSHVMPALIPPYATVPVVDGRLALGTWQSICLVDLNVDNAVRTVRFSLIPG; via the coding sequence ATGCTCACCCACACGCGTGAATTCCGCACTGGGGGAAGCGAAGTCGTGCTCGACATCACCAGTGAGTGCGCCGACTTCGTGACCCGGGCGCCGGACGGGCTGCTGCAGCTCTTCGTGCCGCATGCCACCGCCGGCATCGCGATCCTCGAGACCGGCGCCGGCAGCGACGAGGACCTGCTCGCCGCGTTGCGCGACCTGCTGCCCGCCGACGACCGGTGGCGGCATGCGCACGGCAGCCGGGGGCACGGCAGGTCCCACGTCATGCCGGCACTGATCCCGCCCTACGCGACGGTGCCGGTCGTCGACGGCCGGCTCGCGCTCGGCACCTGGCAGAGCATCTGCCTGGTCGACCTCAATGTCGACAACGCGGTGCGCACTGTGCGCTTCTCGTTGATCCCTGGCTGA